One window from the genome of Dolosigranulum savutiense encodes:
- a CDS encoding ABC transporter ATP-binding protein gives MLKDFMAYYKPYKKLFLLDFTCAIIVAILELAFPIMVQSTINKILPTGNWSMIIAISLGLLSVYVLNTILHYIVIYYGHSLGVNIEADMRQDLYNHIQRQGFDYFDNRETGKLITRLTSDLFEISEVAHHGPEDIFITGFTLLGAFVLMLNIHTTLAIMTFILVPFIVLALVFFNKRMTHVNNRIYDDLADFSAGIEASVGGVRVVQAFANEEYEQERFGKINQAYKASKFLFYKMMGISNAYNYILMRLITLFALFFGAYYTIQGDITNGDMVAFILFSNILVRPIEKINTMIEMYPKGIAGFKRFKQEINTQPTVQNAPNALEVGELEGNIRYEQVGFQYEEGNSILEDINFQIEAGETIAFVGPSGAGKTTITNLLPRFYQLDSGRIMIDGHNIEDLTVQSLREQIGVVQQDVFLFPGTIRENVKYGKLDADDAEVRAAIKLAYLAETIENLPKGLDTVIGERGVKLSGGQKQRLSIARMFLKNPPILILDEATSALDTETEQAIQAALDDLSEGRTTLIIAHRLATIKNADRIIVVTESGIEEMGTHDELIAQDGVYKGLYDAQFSM, from the coding sequence ATGTTAAAAGACTTTATGGCCTATTATAAGCCGTATAAGAAGTTATTTTTACTGGACTTTACTTGTGCAATTATTGTTGCCATTTTGGAGCTGGCCTTTCCTATCATGGTACAGTCTACTATCAATAAGATACTGCCTACGGGGAACTGGTCAATGATTATTGCCATATCATTGGGGCTATTGTCAGTATATGTTTTAAATACAATTTTGCATTATATTGTAATTTACTATGGGCATAGTTTAGGCGTTAATATCGAAGCAGATATGCGTCAAGATTTATACAATCATATTCAACGCCAAGGATTTGATTATTTCGATAATCGCGAAACGGGGAAATTAATTACACGCTTAACTAGTGATTTGTTTGAAATTTCAGAAGTGGCTCACCACGGTCCAGAAGATATTTTTATTACAGGATTTACGTTACTTGGAGCATTTGTTTTAATGCTCAATATTCATACAACACTAGCTATTATGACGTTTATTCTTGTGCCATTTATTGTTTTGGCGCTCGTGTTTTTTAATAAACGGATGACACATGTGAATAATCGAATTTATGATGATTTGGCTGATTTTAGTGCCGGAATTGAAGCGTCTGTCGGTGGTGTTCGTGTAGTGCAAGCTTTTGCTAATGAGGAATATGAACAAGAACGATTTGGAAAGATTAACCAAGCATACAAAGCCTCAAAATTTTTATTCTATAAAATGATGGGAATTTCCAATGCCTATAATTATATTTTAATGCGCCTCATTACATTGTTTGCGTTATTCTTCGGTGCTTATTACACGATTCAAGGGGATATTACGAATGGAGATATGGTAGCCTTCATCCTTTTCTCAAATATTTTGGTTCGTCCGATCGAAAAAATTAATACGATGATTGAGATGTATCCAAAAGGAATTGCTGGATTTAAGCGATTCAAGCAAGAAATCAATACACAACCAACTGTCCAAAACGCTCCGAATGCACTTGAGGTTGGTGAATTGGAAGGAAATATTCGGTACGAACAAGTTGGCTTCCAGTACGAAGAGGGCAACTCAATTCTAGAAGACATTAATTTTCAAATTGAGGCGGGTGAAACCATTGCCTTTGTTGGTCCGAGTGGGGCCGGGAAAACAACGATTACTAATTTGTTGCCACGTTTTTATCAACTGGATTCGGGACGTATTATGATAGATGGTCACAATATTGAAGATTTAACCGTTCAATCCTTGCGGGAACAAATTGGGGTAGTTCAACAAGATGTCTTTTTATTCCCAGGTACGATTCGTGAAAATGTGAAGTACGGTAAACTGGATGCTGACGATGCAGAAGTGCGAGCAGCGATTAAACTAGCCTATTTAGCAGAGACGATTGAGAACTTACCAAAAGGCTTAGATACGGTTATTGGTGAACGTGGAGTGAAACTCTCAGGTGGCCAGAAGCAACGGCTATCGATTGCCCGTATGTTCTTGAAGAATCCGCCAATTTTGATCTTGGATGAAGCAACTTCTGCCCTGGACACCGAAACAGAACAAGCGATTCAAGCTGCTCTTGATGATTTATCTGAGGGACGCACCACCCTCATTATTGCTCACCGACTTGCGACAATAAAAAATGCTGACCGTATTATTGTTGTCACTGAGAGTGGTATTGAAGAAATGGGAACACATGATGAATTGATCGCACAAGATGGGGTGTATAAAGGATTGTATGATGCCCAATTTTCAATGTAA
- the glyS gene encoding glycine--tRNA ligase subunit beta — protein MTHTYLFEIGLEEMPAQMILGLEQQLQAKTEAFLVETRLGYETVETFSTPRRLAIRINGLAERQEDQLEIVKGPAKKIAQDNEGNWTKAAIGFSKGQGVDVDDIIFKEVDGVPYVFVEKQIIGQATEAVIGEIVSVAKQLSFPVSMKWGARSERYIRPVHWLVSLLDNSVVPTSLFGVEASNATQGHRFLGEEVSLEHPDQYEEKLLEQYVIAHYKTRRTAIQSQIRELCQDNGWQVPDTPSLLEEVTNLVEYPTVFYGQFNAEFLEVPEKILETSMADHQRYFPVRDESTEAFLPYFIGVRNGDEAYLEQVIKGNEKVLVARLEDAKFFYEEDEQVTIEAFTKQLETSMYQEKLGHIRQKQVRVKEIAVALAEKLNASPEVTATLQRAGEIYKFDLMTNVVGEFSKLQGYIGAVYARERGEAEAVAQAIEEHYMPTHANGTLPRSEAGVLLALADKLEMLMLFFAIGLIPTGSNDPHALRRHALGVIRILLDNQLSLSLGDLMDDLIERITVAEEIKADFYEQKEQLLTFFKGRLDQLLEDELETPYDIRQAVLNTTKLNPLQVIEKAKVLTVAQSEADYKLIGESFTRINNMAEDLLLDQSIDPDQFQTVSERALFEALVAAEVAYDQHQVAASRFDHLRQLSPLIDRFFEENMVNAEDPLVKANRQMLLKRINHLAQDFAVFSHLVVK, from the coding sequence ATGACACACACATATTTATTCGAAATAGGTTTAGAAGAGATGCCCGCTCAGATGATTTTGGGTCTGGAACAACAACTACAAGCAAAGACCGAAGCCTTCTTAGTTGAGACACGACTTGGTTATGAAACAGTTGAAACATTTTCGACACCGCGACGTTTAGCTATTCGTATTAATGGACTGGCAGAACGTCAAGAAGACCAACTGGAAATCGTTAAAGGACCTGCCAAAAAAATTGCTCAAGATAATGAAGGAAATTGGACCAAAGCTGCGATTGGGTTTTCCAAAGGACAAGGCGTTGATGTGGACGATATCATCTTTAAAGAGGTTGACGGCGTGCCATATGTCTTTGTTGAAAAGCAAATTATCGGCCAAGCTACCGAAGCCGTTATTGGCGAAATAGTGAGTGTTGCAAAACAGTTATCTTTCCCTGTCAGTATGAAGTGGGGGGCTCGTAGCGAACGATATATTCGACCAGTTCATTGGTTAGTTTCTTTGCTGGATAACTCAGTAGTTCCTACCTCTTTATTTGGTGTAGAAGCGTCTAACGCCACTCAGGGGCACCGTTTCTTAGGGGAAGAAGTTTCATTGGAGCATCCAGATCAGTATGAAGAAAAACTATTGGAACAATATGTCATCGCTCATTATAAGACACGTCGTACAGCTATTCAGAGCCAAATTCGTGAATTATGCCAAGACAATGGTTGGCAAGTGCCTGATACACCATCACTCCTTGAAGAAGTAACGAACTTAGTGGAATATCCTACTGTTTTTTACGGCCAATTTAATGCGGAATTTTTAGAAGTTCCGGAAAAGATTTTAGAGACATCAATGGCAGATCATCAACGCTACTTCCCAGTTCGAGACGAATCAACTGAGGCATTCTTGCCGTACTTTATTGGCGTACGTAATGGGGATGAGGCTTATTTAGAACAAGTGATAAAGGGGAACGAAAAGGTTCTAGTGGCTCGCTTAGAGGATGCGAAGTTCTTCTATGAAGAAGATGAACAAGTCACCATCGAAGCATTTACTAAGCAATTAGAGACGTCGATGTACCAAGAGAAGTTAGGGCATATCCGCCAGAAGCAAGTACGCGTGAAAGAAATAGCAGTTGCACTAGCTGAAAAACTCAATGCTTCACCTGAAGTAACAGCGACTCTTCAACGAGCAGGAGAGATATATAAATTTGATTTAATGACAAATGTGGTCGGTGAGTTCTCAAAACTCCAAGGCTATATTGGTGCTGTCTATGCACGTGAGCGGGGTGAGGCTGAAGCTGTCGCGCAAGCGATTGAAGAACATTATATGCCGACACATGCGAATGGTACACTGCCGCGAAGTGAAGCAGGTGTATTATTAGCCCTGGCTGATAAGTTAGAAATGTTAATGTTATTTTTTGCGATAGGGCTTATTCCAACAGGGTCCAATGATCCACATGCTTTGCGACGTCATGCACTGGGTGTTATTCGTATACTATTAGATAATCAGTTATCACTGTCGCTTGGTGATTTGATGGATGACTTAATAGAGAGAATTACAGTAGCGGAAGAAATAAAAGCCGACTTCTACGAGCAGAAAGAACAATTATTAACGTTCTTTAAAGGGCGTCTCGATCAATTGCTAGAGGATGAGTTGGAGACACCATATGATATTCGTCAAGCTGTATTGAATACAACAAAATTGAATCCACTACAAGTGATAGAAAAAGCAAAAGTTCTAACTGTTGCACAGTCTGAGGCAGACTATAAATTAATCGGCGAATCATTTACGCGAATTAATAATATGGCAGAAGACTTACTGTTGGATCAATCCATTGACCCTGATCAGTTCCAAACGGTCTCTGAACGAGCTTTGTTTGAAGCGCTCGTCGCTGCGGAAGTTGCCTACGATCAGCATCAGGTTGCTGCAAGTCGTTTTGATCACTTGCGACAACTGAGTCCTCTGATTGATCGATTCTTTGAAGAGAATATGGTTAACGCAGAAGATCCTTTGGTAAAAGCTAACCGTCAAATGCTGTTGAAACGAATTAATCACTTGGCACAAGACTTTGCTGTCTTTAGCCATTTGGTCGTGAAATAA
- the glyQ gene encoding glycine--tRNA ligase subunit alpha — protein sequence MSQTLSFQDIILKLQRYWSDQGCLLLNAYDTEKGAGTMSPYTFLRSNGPEPWNAAYVEPSRRPDDGRYGQNPNRLFQHHQFQVVMKPSPDNIQALYLGSLEALGIDPLQHDIRFVEDNWENPSLGCAGLGWEVWLDGMEVTQFTYFQQVGGMEVDVVTAELTYGIERLASYVQEVNNVYELEWTKGVKYGDIFKQPEFEHSTYAFDQSDHRMLSNQFKAYETEALRLIEEGLVHPAYDYVLKCSHVFNLLDARGTVSQIERPDYLRRIRQMARAIAKQFVTERFKLNFPLLDGSAKEKWVAHYSEKEAK from the coding sequence ATGAGTCAAACATTATCATTTCAAGATATTATTTTAAAGTTGCAACGTTATTGGTCAGATCAAGGCTGTTTGTTGCTTAATGCATATGATACGGAAAAAGGAGCAGGAACAATGAGTCCGTATACGTTCTTGCGCAGTAACGGCCCAGAGCCTTGGAATGCTGCATATGTTGAACCTTCGCGACGGCCAGATGATGGACGTTACGGTCAAAATCCGAACCGGTTGTTTCAACATCACCAATTCCAAGTAGTGATGAAACCTTCTCCTGATAATATTCAAGCCCTGTATTTAGGTAGTTTGGAAGCATTAGGAATTGATCCATTGCAACATGATATTCGCTTTGTAGAAGATAACTGGGAGAATCCTTCGCTGGGTTGTGCCGGTCTTGGTTGGGAAGTTTGGTTGGATGGGATGGAAGTGACCCAATTTACGTATTTCCAGCAAGTAGGCGGAATGGAAGTAGATGTTGTGACGGCGGAACTTACATATGGTATTGAACGCCTAGCTTCTTATGTGCAAGAAGTTAATAATGTGTATGAACTAGAATGGACGAAAGGTGTTAAATATGGCGATATCTTCAAACAACCAGAGTTCGAACATTCCACGTATGCTTTTGATCAGAGTGATCATCGGATGTTGAGCAACCAGTTTAAAGCTTATGAAACGGAAGCGTTGCGATTAATTGAAGAAGGACTTGTGCATCCGGCATACGATTATGTCTTGAAGTGTTCACATGTCTTCAACTTGCTAGATGCCCGCGGAACAGTTTCACAAATTGAACGACCTGATTACTTGCGCCGTATTCGACAAATGGCGCGTGCCATTGCCAAGCAGTTTGTAACTGAGCGATTCAAGTTGAACTTCCCGCTCTTAGACGGTTCTGCAAAAGAAAAATGGGTAGCACATTACAGTGAAAAGGAGGCCAAATAA
- the recO gene encoding DNA repair protein RecO: protein MANIVESAGIVLSKRRYKERDYLVKIFLKDYGKLMFFVRGSKRPNQRLAAVIQPFTIAHFIVQLNSQGLSFIRDASQVQPLTHIQQDIFKNAYGTYICGLVDASMEDHIPAAGLYNQLAIGLELLDQGLDGQVIMNIFEVKLLYQFGVMPELRGCVVCYRQDGRFDYSSRLHGLLCPEHFDRDQYRLQADPRAVHFIRQFAQLNIEKLRRISVSDEVKGEMQRVIDTIYEELVGVHLKSKTFIQQMQDWGQLLQEKND from the coding sequence TTGGCCAATATTGTCGAATCTGCCGGTATTGTATTGTCCAAAAGACGGTATAAAGAACGAGACTATCTTGTTAAAATTTTTTTAAAAGACTATGGGAAATTAATGTTTTTTGTACGGGGATCGAAGCGTCCGAATCAGCGGTTAGCTGCCGTGATTCAACCGTTTACGATTGCTCACTTTATTGTCCAACTCAATTCACAAGGATTATCGTTTATTAGAGATGCTTCGCAGGTGCAACCTCTGACTCATATTCAACAAGATATTTTTAAAAATGCGTATGGCACGTATATTTGTGGCTTAGTTGATGCAAGTATGGAAGATCACATACCAGCAGCAGGACTATATAATCAGTTAGCTATTGGGTTAGAGTTGCTTGATCAAGGGTTAGATGGGCAAGTTATTATGAATATTTTTGAAGTGAAGTTACTTTATCAATTCGGGGTAATGCCAGAGTTACGCGGGTGCGTTGTTTGTTATCGGCAAGATGGGCGCTTTGATTATTCGAGTCGTTTGCATGGCTTGCTGTGCCCAGAACATTTTGATCGTGATCAATATCGGCTGCAAGCTGATCCACGTGCGGTTCATTTTATTCGCCAATTCGCACAGCTTAATATTGAAAAGCTAAGACGGATTTCAGTCAGTGATGAGGTAAAGGGAGAGATGCAACGGGTGATTGATACAATTTATGAAGAGTTAGTCGGGGTGCATCTAAAAAGTAAAACATTTATCCAACAAATGCAAGATTGGGGTCAATTATTACAAGAGAAAAATGATTGA
- the era gene encoding GTPase Era translates to MKETSQFKSGFVTLIGRPNVGKSTLLNHIVGQKITIISDKAQTTRNKIQGIYTTDTEQIVFIDTPGIHKPKHRLGKFMVDSAIGTIGGVDVVLFLINVTEKIGPGDRFIMDKLQSIQTPVFLVLNQIDQISPDELPDIIASYTSEGNFAEVIPISALQGNNVSELLNHVVSYLPEGPQFYPDEQVSDHPEYFIVSELIREKVLHLTREEIPHSVAVVTEQIDRDTDGKVQVNAMIIVERKSQKGIIIGKGGKMIKDIGIRARKDIERLLGDDIHLELWVKVQKDWREKPARLNEYGYRRDDY, encoded by the coding sequence ATGAAAGAAACATCACAGTTTAAATCAGGTTTTGTCACACTAATCGGACGTCCCAATGTTGGGAAATCAACTTTGTTAAATCACATTGTCGGTCAGAAGATTACGATTATTAGTGATAAAGCGCAAACAACCCGTAATAAAATTCAAGGAATCTATACAACTGATACTGAACAAATTGTGTTTATTGATACACCCGGTATACATAAGCCTAAGCATCGATTAGGCAAGTTCATGGTGGACTCAGCGATAGGAACAATCGGTGGCGTTGATGTTGTGTTATTCTTAATCAATGTAACTGAAAAAATCGGTCCTGGTGATCGCTTCATTATGGATAAGTTGCAGTCTATTCAGACACCGGTATTTTTAGTCTTAAACCAAATTGATCAAATTTCACCGGATGAGTTGCCAGATATTATCGCATCCTATACGAGTGAGGGTAACTTTGCCGAAGTGATTCCGATTTCTGCGTTGCAAGGTAACAATGTGTCAGAATTGTTAAATCATGTGGTTAGTTATTTACCGGAAGGCCCACAATTTTACCCGGATGAGCAAGTCTCAGATCATCCAGAGTATTTTATTGTCTCGGAACTTATTCGGGAGAAAGTGCTTCACTTGACCCGGGAGGAAATTCCACATTCAGTAGCTGTCGTGACGGAACAGATTGATCGAGATACAGATGGTAAAGTACAAGTTAATGCAATGATTATTGTTGAGCGAAAGAGCCAAAAAGGAATTATTATTGGCAAAGGTGGCAAGATGATTAAAGATATCGGTATCCGCGCCCGAAAAGATATCGAACGCTTATTAGGAGACGATATTCATCTTGAGTTATGGGTAAAAGTTCAAAAAGATTGGCGAGAAAAGCCAGCACGATTGAATGAATATGGTTACCGCCGAGATGATTATTAA
- a CDS encoding cytidine deaminase, with product MQELKQVAHGMLDKAYVPYSQFPVGAAVLTDSGKIYGGCNIENASYSLGNCAERTALFSAIAQGDQSFECLVVTGNTEGPISPCGACRQVISEFCPPEMPVILMNSHGLIQETTVGTLLPGAFKSGDLV from the coding sequence ATACAGGAATTGAAGCAAGTGGCTCATGGGATGTTGGATAAGGCGTATGTTCCCTATTCACAGTTTCCTGTTGGCGCGGCTGTTTTAACGGATTCAGGTAAGATTTATGGTGGATGTAATATTGAAAATGCTTCATATAGCTTAGGGAACTGCGCCGAGCGTACAGCTTTGTTTTCGGCTATTGCCCAAGGAGATCAGTCCTTTGAATGTTTAGTGGTGACGGGCAATACAGAGGGACCAATCTCTCCCTGTGGTGCATGCCGCCAAGTGATTTCAGAGTTTTGTCCCCCAGAGATGCCGGTTATTTTGATGAATAGTCATGGTTTAATCCAAGAAACAACGGTCGGTACACTACTTCCAGGAGCTTTTAAGTCAGGAGATTTGGTATAA
- a CDS encoding diacylglycerol kinase family protein, with amino-acid sequence MSQPRPEKNKTFKRSAHFAWEGVKTAYREERNFRFHISMTVIVILGSLAFDFSPSDYKWLLVAVFVVIASEILNTIIENLVDLVIDEYHPLAKKVKDMSAGIVLISAVFSFIIGLLLFVPKIMMYF; translated from the coding sequence ATGAGTCAACCGCGTCCTGAAAAAAATAAAACCTTTAAGCGCTCTGCTCATTTTGCTTGGGAAGGAGTTAAGACGGCTTATCGTGAGGAACGCAATTTTCGATTTCACATCTCAATGACGGTTATCGTTATTTTGGGTTCTTTGGCCTTTGATTTCTCTCCAAGTGATTATAAATGGTTATTGGTAGCGGTATTTGTTGTGATTGCTAGCGAAATCTTAAATACAATTATTGAAAACTTAGTCGATTTAGTTATTGATGAGTATCATCCACTAGCTAAAAAAGTGAAAGATATGTCAGCCGGAATTGTCTTAATTTCAGCTGTGTTTTCCTTTATTATTGGATTATTATTATTTGTGCCAAAGATTATGATGTATTTCTAG
- the ybeY gene encoding rRNA maturation RNase YbeY, producing the protein MIVELYDEQQKLTDDLTQMVQDILAYAADYLDIEDNCTMSVIIVDNTEIQNINREYRQKDYITDVISFAVEELTPEDNFPAIEEVMDLPRELGDIFVSFDRAQEQAVEYGHSEKRELGFLVVHGFLHLNGYDHMTDEEEAEMFDLQRNILDGFGLVR; encoded by the coding sequence ATGATTGTTGAATTATACGATGAGCAACAAAAACTAACCGATGATTTAACGCAAATGGTTCAAGATATTTTGGCGTATGCAGCTGATTATTTAGATATCGAGGATAATTGTACCATGTCAGTCATCATCGTGGATAATACAGAGATTCAAAACATTAACCGAGAATATCGACAGAAAGATTATATTACCGATGTGATTTCATTTGCTGTAGAAGAATTGACACCTGAAGATAACTTCCCGGCAATCGAAGAAGTCATGGATTTACCCCGTGAGTTAGGAGATATTTTCGTATCTTTTGATCGAGCACAGGAACAGGCAGTTGAATATGGGCATTCAGAGAAGCGCGAGTTAGGCTTTTTAGTTGTACATGGTTTCTTGCACCTGAATGGTTATGATCATATGACGGATGAAGAAGAAGCTGAGATGTTCGACTTGCAACGGAATATTTTGGATGGATTCGGACTGGTTCGATGA
- a CDS encoding PhoH family protein has product MIKLTRKFEGAMLLLTDQKFQSMRTFKDPDQAIAIFGPQNNHLTLLEEALDIQISTRGEKVILTGSEAQVIRAGEILGQLELLYEHGSRIKPADVMSALRLAESDQLDQFMRMHEQIVGRDVDGKPIRVRNVGQQYYVQSAKKNDIVFGIGPAGTGKTFLAVALAVEALRKNEVKRIILTRPAVEAGESLGFLPGDLKEKVDPYLRPLYDALYSILGVTHTNRLMEKETIEIAPLAYMRGRTLDDAFVILDEAQNTTTQQMKMFLTRLGFGSKMMINGDISQIDLPRGQMSGLVHSRHILQGTPGIGHVQFSASDVVRHQLVSQVIAAYNRDADNKHKE; this is encoded by the coding sequence ATGATAAAGTTGACGAGAAAATTTGAAGGGGCGATGTTACTGTTGACAGATCAGAAATTTCAATCGATGCGAACATTTAAGGATCCCGATCAAGCGATTGCGATATTCGGTCCGCAAAATAATCACTTAACGTTATTGGAAGAAGCTTTAGATATTCAGATATCAACACGTGGCGAAAAGGTGATTTTGACTGGTTCAGAAGCGCAAGTCATTCGGGCAGGAGAAATTTTAGGACAACTCGAGTTACTGTATGAACATGGAAGTCGAATTAAACCGGCTGATGTGATGAGTGCACTTAGGTTGGCGGAGTCCGATCAACTCGATCAATTTATGCGAATGCATGAACAAATTGTTGGACGAGATGTAGATGGGAAGCCGATTCGGGTACGGAATGTGGGCCAACAATATTATGTGCAAAGTGCTAAGAAGAATGATATTGTCTTTGGAATTGGTCCAGCAGGTACGGGAAAAACATTCCTAGCTGTAGCCTTAGCGGTTGAAGCGTTGCGTAAGAATGAAGTGAAGCGTATTATACTAACTCGTCCCGCGGTTGAAGCGGGTGAGAGCTTAGGATTCTTACCTGGTGACTTGAAGGAGAAAGTTGATCCGTATTTACGCCCGCTCTATGATGCACTCTACAGTATTTTAGGCGTAACGCATACGAATCGTTTAATGGAAAAAGAAACCATCGAGATTGCGCCTCTTGCGTATATGCGAGGGCGGACATTGGATGATGCCTTCGTTATTTTAGACGAAGCGCAAAATACAACCACACAACAGATGAAGATGTTTCTAACACGACTAGGCTTTGGCTCCAAGATGATGATTAATGGGGATATTAGTCAGATTGACTTACCGCGTGGACAGATGAGCGGTTTAGTTCATTCGCGCCATATCTTGCAAGGTACACCGGGGATTGGACACGTTCAATTTAGCGCAAGTGATGTTGTCCGACATCAGCTGGTGTCACAAGTTATTGCCGCTTATAATCGTGATGCAGATAATAAACATAAGGAGTAA
- a CDS encoding PTS sugar transporter subunit IIC — translation MKAKQYVQEQVMKVSSGVAFAIFVAVGIGFLIQTLGNMTGIEMLFKIGKVTTVMLAPALGAGIAYKMEVNALVLFSAMSSATLGAGAVTILEDGSLSLVGGDPVGALIAATVAVFVGKKITGTSKLDMITIPIVTVLIGGVVGVLSSGVIQPVLLQLSQMISGAVEGSPVVGSMIMSVLFAIALMSPLSSAALSIALALSPLVNGALLIGTTSQFFAYAFVSWRDNDMGGFLGQLIVTPKLQLPNLIKNPTVMIGPLLSAAICAPLATVGFGFQAVPGVGGMGFSAFVSPIWLLNNGGLSALGIQLLCGAILPILITYSVNKALYAMHFMHFGDLALSVE, via the coding sequence ATGAAGGCAAAGCAGTATGTGCAAGAACAGGTTATGAAAGTATCATCAGGGGTTGCGTTTGCAATTTTTGTTGCGGTTGGAATTGGTTTTTTAATCCAAACGCTTGGTAATATGACCGGAATTGAGATGCTATTTAAGATTGGAAAAGTTACTACAGTTATGCTCGCACCAGCGTTAGGAGCGGGCATTGCCTATAAGATGGAAGTCAACGCACTTGTCTTATTCTCAGCGATGTCATCAGCGACATTGGGGGCAGGAGCAGTTACTATTTTAGAAGATGGGTCACTTAGCTTAGTAGGTGGGGATCCAGTCGGGGCTCTTATAGCTGCTACAGTAGCGGTTTTTGTTGGTAAAAAAATTACGGGTACATCAAAATTAGATATGATTACTATCCCAATCGTAACCGTGCTAATTGGTGGAGTTGTTGGTGTCTTGTCCAGCGGTGTGATTCAACCGGTACTCTTGCAATTAAGTCAGATGATTTCAGGTGCGGTTGAAGGGAGTCCCGTTGTTGGGTCAATGATTATGTCCGTCTTGTTCGCAATTGCATTAATGTCCCCGTTGTCATCCGCAGCACTATCGATTGCTTTAGCGCTTAGTCCACTGGTGAATGGGGCCTTACTAATCGGTACAACATCGCAATTCTTTGCTTATGCATTTGTTTCTTGGCGCGATAATGACATGGGTGGTTTCTTAGGTCAATTAATTGTCACACCAAAGTTGCAATTACCGAATCTAATTAAAAATCCAACCGTCATGATTGGGCCACTGCTCTCAGCTGCCATTTGTGCACCACTTGCAACAGTTGGATTTGGCTTCCAAGCCGTTCCAGGAGTAGGTGGTATGGGCTTTTCAGCTTTCGTATCTCCGATTTGGTTATTGAATAATGGTGGCCTAAGTGCACTGGGTATTCAGTTATTGTGCGGAGCGATTTTACCGATTTTAATCACATACAGTGTTAATAAAGCGTTATATGCTATGCATTTTATGCACTTTGGTGATTTAGCTTTATCAGTTGAATAA
- a CDS encoding GatB/YqeY domain-containing protein — MSVLDQLNQDMKAAMKAKDKAKLKTIRMLKASLQNEKLAKQDDLTEQEELDILAREKKQRLDSLQEFKQAGRDDLVDEVEEELAIVAEYLPEPLSDDEVKEIVQSVIDSVNASGMQDMGKVMGAVMPKVKGRADGNFVSEVVKAKLSE; from the coding sequence TTGAGCGTATTAGATCAATTAAACCAAGACATGAAGGCAGCGATGAAGGCGAAAGATAAAGCCAAACTAAAAACCATTCGCATGTTAAAAGCATCGCTCCAAAATGAAAAACTAGCTAAACAAGACGACTTGACAGAACAAGAAGAACTTGATATTCTTGCTCGTGAGAAGAAGCAACGACTTGATTCTCTGCAAGAATTTAAACAAGCTGGACGTGACGACTTAGTAGACGAAGTGGAAGAAGAATTAGCTATCGTTGCTGAGTATTTACCAGAACCCTTATCAGATGACGAAGTGAAAGAGATTGTTCAATCTGTCATTGATAGTGTCAATGCAAGTGGTATGCAGGATATGGGGAAAGTTATGGGAGCTGTCATGCCCAAAGTTAAAGGTCGCGCAGACGGCAATTTTGTCAGTGAAGTCGTCAAAGCTAAATTATCAGAATAA
- the rpsU gene encoding 30S ribosomal protein S21: MTKTTIKNGESIDDALRRFKRSVSKSGTLREARKREHYEKPSVKRKKKSEEARRRNHKRR, translated from the coding sequence ATGACTAAAACAACAATTAAAAATGGTGAGTCAATCGATGACGCTCTTCGTCGTTTTAAACGTTCAGTTTCTAAGAGTGGCACATTAAGAGAAGCACGTAAACGTGAACATTACGAGAAACCAAGTGTTAAACGTAAGAAGAAATCAGAAGAGGCACGTCGCCGTAACCACAAGCGCCGTTAA